One genomic window of Chrysemys picta bellii isolate R12L10 unplaced genomic scaffold, ASM1138683v2 scaf4373, whole genome shotgun sequence includes the following:
- the LOC135980557 gene encoding maestro heat-like repeat-containing protein family member 1: AIVTHPNLALKSIPKLLLPSLQASQEGERMACTALFAEFLGSPLLMENEPKAMRKQVVKAMLQRSEDSNIHVRGRALHGLRNVVTEFPDKVGLEWQETRQRRLGRKRLVPLLPSLWLLWSRLGCRLTCPDSAYTQADRALLTERRPTPSLQVRKKRDKILESFVRAVCECCDPRTVLEAMEGLCWMLRDPKAPLKAHVAVPLALQARTFFEDETSGLRRASMELFGHLSKFVSKKSSLFGAEVEKSMGTLLIHLQDGDPQVAQACRVALLQCAPFLSYQPLRTLVRSQLAEGAAPAIPAFLSEACRILLQDCPGRLSKKDALRAAAAQQLI; this comes from the exons GGCCATAGTGACCCACCCAAACCTGGCCCTGAAGAGCATCCCAAAgcttctccttcccagcctccaggCCAGCCAGGAGGGCGAACGCATGGCCTGCACCGCCCTGTTCGCAGAG TTCCTCGGCAGCCCCCTGCTGATGGAGAATGAGCCCAAGGCGATGCGGAAGCAGGTTGTGAAGGCCATGCTGCAGCGGTCAGAGGACAGCAACATCCACGTTCGAGGCAGAGCGCTGCACGGCCTCAGGAACGTAGTGACCGAGTTCCCGGACAAGGTGGGTCTGGAATGGCAGGAGACTAGGCAGAGAAGGCTGGGTAGGAAGCGCctggttccccttctccccagcctgtgGCTCCTATGGAGCAGACTAGGCTGTAGGCTGACTTGCCCGGACTCTGCTTACACTCAGGCTGACAGAGCGTTGCTCACCGAGCGGCGTCCAACCCCTTCTCTGCAGGTCAGGAAAAAGCGAGACAAGATCCTGGAGAGTTTTGTCCGCGCCGTGTGCGAATGCTGCGACCCCCGCACCGTtctggaagccatggaagggcTCTGCTGGATGCTGCGGGACCCCAAGGCGCCTCTGAAGGCTCACGTCGCCGTCCCACTGGCCCTGCAGGCGAGAACGTTCTTTGAGGAT GAGACCAGCGGCCTGAGGCGGGCCTCCATGGAGCTCTTTGGCCACCTCAGCAAATTTGTTTCCAAGAAGTCATCCCTCTTTGGGGCTGAGGTGGAGAAGAGCATGGGGACACTGCTCATCCACCTACAGGACGGGGACCCCCAGGTGGCCCAG GCGTGCAGGGTGGCATTGCTGCAGTGCGCACCCTTCCTCAGCTACCAGCCCCTGCGTACGCTCGTGCGGAGCCAGCTAGCCGAGGGGGCGGCCCCTGCCATCCCCGCCTTCCTGAGCGAAGCCTGCAGGATCCTG ctccaggactgcccAGGGAGACTGAGCAAGAAGGATGccctgagagcagcagctgcccagcagctgatag